aatgttgtctttcttgtgcattataagaaaatgtattttaatcataacttttgagcccatagtccgatcaagCCTATTTTTATTGGGGAATAATGGAACAATATTTGCTGACGAATAAAAGTTGTTGCGAGTAAATAAGCTtagggtaagtgcctaaaaaaaagttaagatcatttttgctcacacacacacagacacacacaggggggcagcagggactttgtccaagggcttgacgactcctccccatggccactgcgagttagaccgggaccatcgtccctaacccctaatcccaaggcgtcaagcgacccgtgccgaggggatgcatggccaggggagtgaaataataagctaggcctttaacggagcctgtggggtacctgggcaccctccacagtaattgtctcttaccgcgtcatgcaactcgtgggaccaaaatggaaatccaagtcaattcttcaattagtggtagtagtgtaggcgacaaccccttcgcaagatgtgggttgttcaggtctccgcctaggaggccagaggcaatagtcggcagctcagtgcgcagcgccagcgtgggtcgcttaaccttcatctcggctaaaaaaacgcaggtaggggttattgacggcccatgggttgtggaggcgatgaaccgcaaacgcgatgggctttcggccttcgaggtggcgacggaacagctggacgccatcatcgactttgcgttatcgaagcataatatcagtaaggacctcaagaggagcttgcagaaacttcgaaaaacgatgctggacgccaagctggagagggcggtcgggacggccaagtgtaaacccgtgaaatccgtgtagtcgaggtctacccagactgtggcccaaggattcgcggactcgggcaagatCGAATcaaccgaaggcgtgccagcgaagattgtggtaccaaagtctacccagactgaggctcaagtatttgcgggtacgtcgggggtgactgctccaacggtgTAGACACAAAAAcgagggagacagtctccagaggatgagctccctgggggccgctccaaaacgcggagggttactaccccgaacaagggtagtggggctgggaagctgaaccccggccaggtacctccaaaaccgggggaaggaaggacctggaaaggtccgtccacccaggaaagaccgtattaaggggttacggcaggctgagagctctcagccgccccagaccagggaaatagatggggatgacgcctcctggaccctggtcaagaacaagaggaaatcgaagacgtcaagggccgaaaagaaggcccaggtgaatgagggtagcaagaagtctagggtaggcgccaatcgcttcaggggcgatgccctagtcatcacggcggacgaggctaagtactcggacgtcttgaagtagatgaggagtgacgtcaagcttggtgaactcggcgccgacgtacgtcgaataagacgcacccgaatgggcgagatgatcctcgagctgaagcggggcgtctcgcaaaagggcgccgcctacaagaagttggcggaggaagtcctaggcgagacggtcaaggtgagggcactcacgacggaggtgaatctaagggttaaagacctggacgagatcaccgaagtcgaagagctcgtcacggcactgcggcgcaGGGTGAAGTGGAGATGCctaccgcagccgttcggctacggaaaggtccggcagggacgcaggtagcattggttcggctatctgcagcggacgcctccaaggtagtcaagttagggagcgtcaaggtgggatggtcggtatgccctgtgggcatatacgagcaacccgaagtttgcttcaagtgcctagaaccggggcacaagcaatgggactgcaaagcaatgacagaagcaatctctgccgacgctgcggattggagggacataaggcacaatgctgcacgaaccctcccaattgtttgatttgttccagcaaagctgtgaacagcaagcaccccatggagggttcgatgtgcccggcgtttaagcgtgctgcaaaatcacagtgcaggtaacgcagctggcttgctcggcctcgcccgagtgtttggtgtgcgcaggtttgcAGGAAACggtggaacacgtgttgttcgtgtgctcacgttttcgcgcaatgcgtgaccacatgcttgccacatgtggtctggacactaccccggacaacctagttcggaggatgtgtaaagatgaagttggctggaacgccgttttatcggctattgcccaaatcgtctcgaagctacacataaggtggcgcgtggactcaaggatggctagttcaggcgcaaataagaggtggtccaagggatcggagtcggcttcatgggtcataccggtggtcatgctctgtggtcgaactcgatccttttatcgaacaagtggccgcgcgaagaacaacatggtatcgtcgctttcgcggcgtcggtcaaccgggcggtctccgagcccgaggacggaaaggggtcctcgtcaaggctggggcaggcgtaggcaccgcgttggcaagtccctctgtgtgttggcgaacagaccctatcgcagagaggtcaatttggggtgcacacggcatcatcattcttgataccagtcgtgcagagggaagcaggcgcgaagtctacgcttcccaccttccgaggacatagggtatggtaaggccacctggaaagccggcaacgcgctggcacgataccatggttgTTGGTGTGAGAGTGTTCGGAGTCTTTTAAGCAGCAACACCGTTGATTCTGGTGATGGTAATGCTAAAAGCTGAATTCTTTATTAGTGTACGTTCATTTATCTCTTCTTACATCAGACTTACAAATTTGGTCCGAGCTCCTAATCTTGACCAACACTGAATCCTAGCCACACTGTTCGCCGAAATTCTGCTATTAATAGTTAAGTTTATAATTAAACTACAATCCAAAATGTAGTACTATTGTGCCTTACCTTAAAGCTAACCTCTATTTGAGAACGTATAGCGGAGGGTGTATTCAGTAAACTTTCTGGCAAAAATCCTAATGTATTTCGGAAATTAGtttataaattcatttttgaaaaatagcaTACTCacattaaatgatttaaatattAAGGTTTTGAATTCAATgttcaaaaatagttttatgCTATGATTAGCAAATACATGTGTCACATCAATCTTTTGGATACTTTATTTTTAATCTGTTCTCCTTCCTTCTATCATTCACTATCCAGCGTTTCAAATTGTCACTCAGACTTTACGACAGTTCACGCGGCGCGTTAATATCGAGCCGAGGGGTTTGTTTGGGGACGGCGTTATCCACCGTCACATCTCCCCGGCCCGTAAGCTGATCCGATATCCCAGGGTCAGTCTTACTCTGCTTTACGTCCAGACGAGCCAACCTGGCAACCGGCCTTCGAACCATTCCGGACGCCGTCTGCACCACTGCCTGCCGAATACGGCCATCAGCTCCTTCCACGACTTCAGCTACACGTCCTCGAATCCATCCGTTACGCACATTTTCTTCTACGATGATCACTAGATCTCCCGTTTGTACAGGAGGGACCTCTTCAAACCACTTAGTGCGACGTGTTATTTCTGGCAAGTATTCGTGTATCCATCTTCGCCAGAACTGGTCCACCATTACACGACAAAGGTTCCACTGATTCCGGCAGGCTTCCCTGGAGTCCACCAAAGTTCGTGGAGTTTGTACTACCCCATTAGAACTTAGCAGCAAAAAATGGTTTGGCGTAAGCGCCTCCTGCTGCTCCTGCTCAAGTGGGATGAATGTCAACGGTCTCGAGTTCACTACACTCTCAGCTTCTGCCATTAGGGTGACCAGAGTTTCGTCACTCGGAGTCCTTGTGGTGTACATTGCCGATAGCGCAGTCTTCACGGATCTTACTAAACGCTCCCACACTCCGCCCATGTGGGGAGCGGCAGGTGGGTTAAAAACCCATTTGGTGTTTGCGTTGGTGAACGTCTCCGCTAACTGCTGGTCGATGATATTCTTCTCTCGAAGTAACTCGTTACTGGAACCCACGAAATTCGTTCCTCGATCACTGTAAATCTCCATTGGTGCCCCTCTACGTGCCACAAATCTTCGGATGGCCATCTTGCAGGACTCCGTGGAGAGCGAATGTACGATCTCGAGGTGAACAGCACGGATGGTGAGACAAGTAAATAATGCCACCCATCTTTTGGCACTACTTCGATTCACCCGCACGGCTATTGGTCCAAAGTAGTCAATGCCAACATACGAAAAAGGACGCTCAAATACTTTCAGTCTTGCTTCAGGAAGAGGTGCCATCCGTGGTACCGCTGGAACTGCCGACTTAACTTTACATAACATGCATTTCTTTTTCTCTTTGCGGACAGCTGTACGAAGATTAGGCACATGGAAACGCTGTCGTATCTCGTTAACGATAGTTTCTCCATTTCCATGAAGATACTTGCGATGGTACCATCCGATTATCAACTCAGTCACAGCATGAAGTTTTGGCAAAACGATAGGGAAACGTGTATCAAACGATACGAAAATAGCTGCTGCTATCCGGCTTTCCATGCGTATTACCCCGTCCTCGTCCATAAACGGGGACAATTTCCGTATCTTACTGGTGCGCTCTAATTTCAGTAGACTTCGTGGATGCTTTCCTTGCATCTTGGAAAGAGTAGTGACCTCATCTGGAAACTCATCACGCTGCACCCAACGCCATATGACACTCTCCGCGGAAGAAAGTTCGCTCTGAGTTAAGGGCCCAGTCTGCAACGCTACTTTTCCAATTTTTCGCCGCAAGTTGTGAACATAGCGCAGCACGTACGCTGTCGCACGCCATAATCGCGTCCACTGAGAAAAGCGCCACCATTGCACAGGATGCTGTACTATTCCTTCATGATGCACCATACACGATCGAATCTCTTCGTTTGTCTTTTGTTCTCCAGGTTTAACGTCCGTGGGCCAACTATCCTCCGGAAGGTACAAAAAGTCTGGACCTCGGAACCAACGACTGTTCGATAACATAGAAGGACCTTTTCCCCATTTTGTCGCATCGTCTGCCACATTCTCCTTCGATGGCACCCAGCGCCACTGACTCACCCGAGTTTTAGAAAGAATTTCTCCTACACGGCAAGCAACGAATTGACGGTAACATCTATGATCTGAGTTAATCCACGCTAGCACCGTTTTGGAGTCAGTCCATATATTGCACTTTTCGATTTTCAAAGAATGCTCGGCGAGTATGGTTTTTTGTAAACGCGTTCCGATCACCGCTGCCATAAGTTCTAGCCGTGGAACGGATAAGGCTTTTAGTGGAGCCACCTTAGATTTACCTGCTACTAACGCTATCTCTACGCCATCTAAAAATTCAGCCCGTAAGTACGCAACGCACGCATAAGCCTCTTCACTAGCGTCTACGAAAACTTGGAGCTGCAATGTCTGCATATCTTTTACAGAATAACGTGGGAAATAACAGCGCGGAATTCTGATTTGATTCAACTCTCCGAAGTATTTCGTCCATCGTTCACCAAGCAAGTTCCGAGATTGTTTGATCCCATAAAATCTTGGCTCTCCACAAATCTTGGATCAAAATTTTGCCATGGATCAGAAAAATGCTAGAAAACCCAGTGGATCAAACATGCTCATGACTATACTAAGAGATTTCCGTTTAGTCGGTAGCTGCTCGTGGCTGACCAGTTGCGCCGTAAATGTAATATCATCTCTCCCAGGTCTCCAATGTAAGCCGAGAACACGTTCCGAAGAGTTTGTTTTATCCAACTGCAAGTCTTTTGCTGTTATTGGGACGCCACTCCCGAGCTGTGCCAGAACCTTTTCGGAGTTCGACAACCAATTCCTCAGGTAGAAGCCGCCTAGTGAGTGTACATGTC
The nucleotide sequence above comes from Armigeres subalbatus isolate Guangzhou_Male chromosome 3, GZ_Asu_2, whole genome shotgun sequence. Encoded proteins:
- the LOC134220551 gene encoding uncharacterized protein LOC134220551; the protein is MAAVIGTRLQKTILAEHSLKIEKCNIWTDSKTVLAWINSDHRCYRQFVACRVGEILSKTRVSQWRWVPSKENVADDATKWGKGPSMLSNSRWFRGPDFLYLPEDSWPTDVKPGEQKTNEEIRSCMVHHEGIVQHPVQWWRFSQWTRLWRATAYVLRYVHNLRRKIGKVALQTGPLTQSELSSAESVIWRWVQRDEFPDEVTTLSKMQGKHPRSLLKLERTSKIRKLSPFMDEDGVIRMESRIAAAIFVSFDTRFPIVLPKLHAVTELIIGWYHRKYLHGNGETIVNEIRQRFHVPNLRTAVRKEKKKCMLCKVKSAVPAVPRMAPLPEARLKVFERPFSYVGIDYFGPIAVRVNRSSAKRWVALFTCLTIRAVHLEIVHSLSTESCKMAIRRFVARRGAPMEIYSDRGTNFVGSSNELLREKNIIDQQLAETFTNANTKWVFNPPAAPHMGGVWERLVRSVKTALSAMYTTRTPSDETLVTLMAEAESVVNSRPLTFIPLEQEQQEALTPNHFLLLSSNGVVQTPRTLVDSREACRNQWNLCRVMVDQFWRRWIHEYLPEITRRTKWFEEVPPVQTGDLVIIVEENVRNGWIRGRVAEVVEGADGRIRQAVVQTASGMVRRPVARLARLDVKQSKTDPGISDQLTGRGDVTVDNAVPKQTPRLDINAPRELS